In Thiospirochaeta perfilievii, a single window of DNA contains:
- the tyrS gene encoding tyrosine--tRNA ligase, whose product MATTDVIQVLKDRGFFSQCTDEAGLLEKLKEPTRFYCGFDPTGPSLHVGHLVPVFAMAHMEKAGHKPVVLVGGGTARVGDPSGKTDMRKMLTIDQIKSNVEEFKKQLGNFISFDDKDGAIVVDNATWLAPLNYIDFLRDIGKHFSVNRMLTFEAYKKRLETGLSFIEFNYQLLQSYDFLELNRQYDCSLQIGGDDQWGNIVAGMELIRRIERKESYGLTFNLVTRSDGKKMGKTEKGAVFLNKEMTSVYDLYQYWRNVDDADVEKFLKLFTFLPVEECIRLGSLEGAAINEAKDILAYEFTKIIHGKEEADTAREAAKAAFTGGGNADKSGMPTKEYGRDIFETGINIIDLFTDCGLSTSKSEARRLVTQNGASVNGKKNSDPKAIIGVSDITEDSDIILKSGKKKFFRIVIK is encoded by the coding sequence ATGGCTACAACAGATGTAATACAAGTTTTAAAGGATAGGGGTTTTTTTAGTCAGTGTACTGACGAAGCTGGTTTATTAGAGAAGTTAAAGGAACCTACCAGATTCTACTGTGGATTTGATCCTACAGGGCCATCTCTCCATGTTGGGCATTTAGTACCTGTTTTTGCGATGGCTCATATGGAAAAAGCTGGACATAAACCAGTTGTTTTAGTTGGGGGTGGAACTGCAAGGGTAGGGGATCCATCTGGTAAAACAGATATGAGAAAAATGTTAACTATTGACCAGATAAAATCAAATGTTGAAGAGTTTAAAAAGCAACTTGGGAATTTTATTAGTTTTGATGATAAAGATGGGGCTATAGTTGTAGACAATGCAACTTGGCTTGCACCTTTAAACTATATCGATTTTTTAAGGGATATTGGTAAACACTTCTCTGTAAATAGAATGTTAACCTTTGAGGCTTATAAAAAACGGTTAGAAACTGGTTTAAGTTTTATTGAATTTAACTACCAACTGCTACAGTCCTATGACTTTTTAGAGTTAAATAGACAGTATGACTGTTCACTACAAATTGGTGGGGATGATCAGTGGGGAAATATTGTTGCTGGTATGGAGTTAATTAGAAGGATCGAGAGAAAAGAGTCCTACGGTTTAACCTTTAATCTTGTAACCCGTTCAGATGGAAAAAAGATGGGTAAAACTGAGAAGGGAGCTGTTTTCTTAAATAAAGAGATGACTTCTGTTTACGACTTATACCAATACTGGAGAAATGTAGATGATGCTGATGTTGAAAAATTTTTAAAGCTGTTTACATTTTTACCAGTAGAAGAGTGTATTAGACTTGGTTCTTTAGAAGGTGCTGCAATAAATGAAGCTAAGGATATTCTAGCCTATGAGTTTACAAAGATAATACATGGGAAGGAAGAGGCTGATACTGCAAGAGAGGCTGCTAAGGCTGCTTTTACTGGTGGTGGAAATGCTGATAAATCTGGTATGCCAACTAAAGAGTATGGTAGAGATATATTTGAGACAGGGATTAATATTATTGACCTATTTACAGATTGTGGTTTATCAACATCTAAAAGTGAAGCTAGAAGATTGGTAACACAGAATGGTGCATCAGTTAATGGTAAGAAGAATAGTGATCCTAAAGCAATTATTGGAGTAAGTGATATTACAGAAGATAGTGATATAATTCTTAAATCCGGTAAGAAGAAGTTTTTTAGAATAGTTATTAAATAG
- a CDS encoding substrate-binding periplasmic protein: MKVFITVLLFITPLFIYSQNSTIKLLTDDNFPPYSYVVDDKIVGYDIDVIREIESRLGLTISVEAVPWNRLLKYIESGQVDGGFSLFKNSERESWAKFTSIPIHRSRFTIFTRKDNQFVFNNLDDLIGKNIGLDRGFLISDEFDELKSNKTISVIESEDASINFKLLENKRIDCYIGNYFTSLYVLNMLDKLDEFSIIKRDLVPSRSAYLVFSKKSKIGNIDALIARITKTLEELEIDGTLERISKKYISN, encoded by the coding sequence GTGAAAGTTTTTATAACAGTGTTACTATTTATAACTCCCCTATTTATATATTCACAAAATAGTACAATAAAACTTTTAACTGATGATAATTTTCCACCTTACTCCTATGTTGTAGATGATAAAATTGTTGGTTACGATATTGATGTTATTAGGGAGATAGAGTCTAGATTGGGACTTACTATCTCTGTTGAGGCTGTTCCATGGAATAGGTTATTAAAATACATTGAATCTGGACAGGTTGATGGTGGTTTTTCTCTATTTAAAAATAGTGAAAGAGAGTCATGGGCAAAATTTACTTCTATACCAATTCATCGTAGTCGATTTACAATTTTTACTAGAAAAGATAATCAGTTTGTTTTTAATAACTTAGATGATTTAATTGGTAAAAATATTGGATTAGATAGAGGCTTTTTAATTAGTGATGAGTTTGATGAGCTAAAGAGTAATAAAACCATTAGTGTTATAGAGTCTGAAGATGCATCAATTAATTTTAAACTTTTAGAGAATAAAAGAATCGATTGTTATATAGGAAACTATTTTACAAGTCTATATGTACTTAATATGTTAGATAAGTTAGATGAGTTTTCAATAATAAAGAGGGATTTAGTTCCAAGTAGAAGTGCATACTTAGTATTCTCTAAAAAGAGTAAAATAGGGAATATTGATGCACTAATAGCTAGGATTACTAAAACTTTAGAAGAACTAGAGATTGATGGTACTTTAGAGCGTATATCTAAAAAATATATCTCAAACTAA
- a CDS encoding pyrimidine dimer DNA glycosylase/endonuclease V: protein MRLWSINLKYLDSKGLVALWREI, encoded by the coding sequence ATGAGATTATGGTCAATAAATCTAAAATATTTAGACTCAAAGGGTTTAGTAGCTCTATGGAGGGAGATATAG
- a CDS encoding glycine--tRNA ligase: MTDESGVSMEKLVSLCKRRGFVYPSSEIYGGLSATWDYGPLGVELKKNIQEIWWKEMTRTQDNIVGLDAAIMMHPKTWEASGHVANFSDPLVDCKKCKTRFREDKLEQQYVDNKECPECGGELTEPRNFNLMFSTQMGAVEDSSMKVYLRPETAQGIFVNFKNVVDTSRVKIPFGIAQVGKAFRNEITTKNFIFRTCEFEQMEMQFFVKPGTDEKWFEYWMEARKAYYTEKLGVRPTHLQFHRHGEGELAFYAKDAFDIEYKFPFGWEELEGIHSRTDYDLSQHSKFCGKEINYLDQETNEWYIPYVIETSAGLTRSVLIALTDAYEEETIGVDKKGNPDVRTVLHFHPDVAPVKVAVLPLVKKDGIDELAKSIEKELREDYNTFYDQSGAIGKRYRRMDEIGTPFCITVDYDSKEDDSVTLRFRDSMEQVRVKRSELSARIKLEMKNYKRVNK; encoded by the coding sequence ATGACGGATGAATCTGGAGTTTCAATGGAGAAACTTGTATCTCTATGTAAAAGAAGGGGATTTGTATACCCATCATCAGAGATATATGGTGGATTATCTGCCACATGGGATTATGGTCCCCTAGGTGTTGAGCTTAAGAAAAATATTCAAGAGATCTGGTGGAAAGAGATGACTAGGACCCAGGACAACATTGTAGGTTTAGATGCAGCAATTATGATGCACCCTAAAACCTGGGAAGCCTCCGGTCATGTAGCTAACTTCTCAGACCCTTTAGTTGACTGTAAAAAGTGTAAAACTAGATTTAGAGAGGACAAATTAGAGCAACAGTATGTTGATAACAAAGAGTGTCCAGAGTGTGGAGGCGAATTAACAGAACCTAGAAACTTTAACCTAATGTTCTCAACTCAGATGGGTGCTGTTGAAGACTCATCTATGAAGGTGTATTTAAGACCAGAGACAGCCCAGGGTATATTTGTTAACTTTAAAAATGTTGTTGATACCTCTAGGGTTAAAATTCCCTTTGGGATTGCCCAGGTAGGTAAAGCGTTTAGAAATGAGATTACAACTAAAAACTTTATCTTTAGAACTTGTGAGTTTGAGCAGATGGAGATGCAGTTCTTTGTTAAACCCGGTACAGACGAGAAGTGGTTTGAGTACTGGATGGAAGCAAGAAAAGCGTATTACACAGAGAAGCTAGGTGTTAGACCTACCCACCTTCAGTTCCATAGACATGGAGAGGGTGAGTTAGCATTCTATGCTAAAGACGCATTTGATATTGAGTATAAATTCCCATTTGGTTGGGAGGAGTTAGAGGGAATTCACTCTAGAACAGACTACGACCTATCCCAGCACTCAAAATTCTGTGGTAAAGAGATTAACTACCTAGATCAAGAGACAAATGAGTGGTATATACCATATGTTATTGAGACATCAGCTGGTTTAACTAGATCGGTTTTAATAGCTTTAACAGACGCTTATGAGGAAGAGACCATTGGTGTTGATAAAAAGGGGAATCCTGATGTTAGAACAGTTCTACACTTTCACCCAGATGTTGCCCCTGTAAAAGTTGCAGTATTACCACTTGTTAAAAAAGACGGCATTGATGAACTTGCAAAAAGTATTGAGAAGGAGTTAAGGGAAGATTATAACACTTTCTACGATCAGTCTGGAGCTATTGGTAAAAGATATAGACGAATGGATGAGATTGGTACACCTTTTTGTATAACAGTAGATTATGACTCTAAAGAGGATGACTCTGTTACACTTAGATTTAGGGATTCCATGGAGCAGGTTCGGGTTAAAAGATCGGAATTATCTGCTAGAATCAAGTTAGAGATGAAGAACTACAAAAGGGTAAATAAGTAA
- a CDS encoding YbgA family protein: MINEFVKPKVGISTCLLGEAVRYNGGHKLDHYIRDTLGKFVDFVPICPEVEAGFGTPREALHLHETENGVVMLTEKSKEDLTEKMTSWSRNKLKEIEDIELCGYIFKSKSPSCGVYRARIQREEKGVNLNGRGLFAQEFISAYPQLIVEEEGRLHDPVIRDNFIQNIFINHRWNELNKNRSIRGLMKFHESLKYSLMSHSPRILKEMGPIVANSNKIDTDEVFDLYKVKLVEALKELSDKKKNKNVLDHIMGYFKNNLDKSEKAELKEVINNYYNGLLPIIVPITLLNHYVKKYDDIYLQGQFYLNPHPLELMLRNHV, translated from the coding sequence GTGATAAATGAGTTTGTTAAACCAAAAGTTGGAATTAGTACATGTCTATTAGGTGAGGCTGTTAGATATAATGGTGGGCATAAATTAGACCACTACATAAGGGATACCCTAGGGAAATTTGTAGACTTTGTACCAATATGTCCTGAAGTAGAAGCTGGTTTTGGTACACCTAGGGAGGCTCTACATCTCCATGAGACTGAAAATGGAGTTGTTATGCTTACTGAAAAAAGTAAGGAAGATTTAACAGAAAAAATGACATCCTGGAGTAGGAATAAGTTAAAAGAGATAGAGGATATAGAGTTGTGTGGTTATATCTTTAAATCTAAGTCCCCTAGTTGTGGAGTTTATAGAGCTAGAATCCAGAGAGAGGAAAAAGGAGTTAATCTAAATGGTCGTGGACTTTTTGCCCAGGAGTTTATCAGTGCCTACCCACAACTAATTGTAGAAGAAGAGGGGAGACTACATGACCCTGTAATTAGAGATAACTTTATACAGAATATTTTTATTAATCATAGATGGAATGAGCTTAATAAAAATAGAAGTATAAGGGGATTAATGAAGTTTCACGAATCTTTAAAATATTCTCTTATGTCCCATAGTCCTAGGATACTTAAGGAGATGGGGCCAATTGTTGCCAACTCTAATAAAATTGATACAGATGAAGTATTTGATCTATATAAGGTAAAACTTGTTGAAGCTTTAAAAGAGTTAAGCGACAAAAAGAAGAATAAAAATGTTTTAGATCATATAATGGGATATTTTAAAAATAATTTAGATAAAAGTGAGAAAGCCGAACTAAAAGAGGTTATAAATAATTATTATAATGGATTGTTACCTATAATTGTTCCAATTACACTTTTGAATCACTATGTAAAAAAGTATGATGATATTTATTTACAGGGGCAGTTTTATCTAAATCCTCACCCACTTGAGTTAATGTTACGTAATCATGTTTAA
- a CDS encoding SDR family NAD(P)-dependent oxidoreductase, whose protein sequence is MNLKASDWLGFLYTSRLKQKSCNLQADGKWVLITGATSGIGYITSLKYASMGTNIILLVRNPITGSKLKEKLERDYSILCKLYIADFEDLESVKKSAELIVEQNRVIDILINNAGAYRTKKDYLVMGSTQFLLLTI, encoded by the coding sequence ATGAATTTAAAAGCAAGTGATTGGTTAGGTTTTTTATATACAAGTAGGCTAAAGCAGAAGAGTTGTAATTTACAAGCTGATGGGAAGTGGGTTCTAATTACAGGGGCTACATCTGGGATAGGTTATATAACATCATTAAAATATGCCTCAATGGGTACTAATATTATTCTTTTAGTCCGGAATCCTATAACAGGTAGCAAACTTAAAGAGAAGTTAGAGAGGGATTACTCTATTTTATGTAAGCTTTATATAGCCGATTTTGAAGATTTAGAAAGCGTAAAAAAAAGTGCGGAATTAATAGTAGAGCAAAATAGGGTTATTGATATTTTAATTAATAATGCAGGTGCTTATAGAACAAAAAAAGATTACTTGGTAATGGGGTCGACTCAGTTTTTACTGTTAACCATTTAG
- the gltX gene encoding glutamate--tRNA ligase — MEVRVRYAPSPTGLQHIGSVRTALFNYFFAKANGGKFILRVEDTDRTRYSDEALEDLYNTFKWLGVEFDESPEKGGEYGPYVQSERTELYREYAQKLVESGKAYYCYCTEERLNELREYQQANKLDPGYDRKCQHISDEEKQRLIDQGVKPVLRLKIPTEGKTSFDDIVLGKITRKNKDVMVDPILMKGDGFPTYHLANVIDDHLMKITHILRAQEWIPTGPVHVMLYEAFGWEPPKYAHLPNVNGKDGKKLSKRHGSTSIKQFIDGGYIPEGLINYVTLVGWSYDDKREFFTKEEFEQLFTLDKISKSPGIFDYKKLDWFNGQYLRKLEDSKLEELLIPILESSGVVSNPITQQERDIFIGAMPIFRERLVLTTDIVECINFLYNDIEEYDLDILIPKKMEKEDVAKVLETTIPLLEDFDNHSVDENEEIFKELTTTLDIKVGQLFMPLRVAVTGTKASPPLFSSIKLIGKDKAIERVKKALEVLR, encoded by the coding sequence ATGGAAGTTAGGGTACGATACGCTCCTTCACCAACCGGTTTACAACATATCGGAAGTGTAAGAACGGCGTTATTCAACTACTTTTTTGCTAAGGCAAATGGTGGTAAATTTATTTTAAGGGTCGAGGATACTGATAGAACTAGATATTCTGACGAAGCTTTAGAGGACTTATACAACACTTTTAAGTGGCTAGGTGTAGAATTTGATGAGAGTCCAGAAAAAGGTGGAGAGTATGGACCTTATGTGCAATCAGAGAGAACAGAGCTCTACAGAGAGTATGCACAGAAATTAGTTGAATCAGGTAAAGCCTATTATTGTTATTGTACAGAAGAGAGATTAAATGAATTAAGAGAGTACCAGCAAGCTAATAAGCTAGACCCTGGTTACGATAGAAAGTGTCAACATATATCCGATGAAGAGAAACAGAGGCTTATAGATCAGGGGGTTAAACCTGTTTTAAGGTTGAAGATACCTACAGAGGGAAAGACATCTTTTGATGATATAGTATTAGGTAAGATAACTAGAAAAAACAAGGATGTAATGGTAGATCCTATTTTAATGAAGGGGGATGGGTTTCCAACCTATCACTTAGCAAATGTTATTGATGACCACCTAATGAAAATAACACATATTTTAAGAGCTCAGGAGTGGATACCCACCGGACCTGTACATGTTATGTTATACGAAGCCTTTGGGTGGGAACCACCTAAGTATGCACACCTTCCAAATGTAAATGGTAAGGATGGAAAGAAGCTGTCTAAGAGACATGGTTCTACCTCTATTAAGCAGTTTATTGATGGAGGATATATACCCGAGGGCTTAATTAATTATGTAACATTAGTTGGTTGGTCCTATGATGATAAAAGAGAGTTTTTTACAAAAGAGGAGTTTGAACAGTTATTCACTTTGGATAAGATTAGTAAATCTCCTGGTATTTTTGATTATAAAAAACTTGATTGGTTTAATGGGCAATACCTAAGAAAACTTGAGGACTCTAAGTTAGAGGAGTTATTAATTCCAATTTTAGAGAGTAGTGGTGTTGTATCTAATCCAATTACCCAACAAGAGCGGGATATTTTTATTGGAGCTATGCCTATTTTTAGGGAGCGACTAGTACTAACAACAGATATTGTGGAGTGTATTAACTTCCTTTATAACGATATAGAAGAGTATGATTTAGATATTCTTATACCAAAAAAAATGGAGAAAGAGGATGTTGCTAAGGTTTTAGAGACAACGATCCCTCTATTAGAAGATTTTGATAATCATTCTGTTGATGAGAATGAGGAGATCTTTAAAGAGTTAACTACAACTTTAGATATTAAAGTTGGTCAACTATTTATGCCATTAAGAGTTGCTGTTACAGGAACAAAGGCTTCTCCTCCACTTTTTAGTTCTATTAAGTTAATTGGAAAGGATAAGGCAATAGAGAGGGTTAAAAAGGCCCTAGAAGTTTTAAGATAG
- a CDS encoding phytoene desaturase family protein, translated as MNRVDTVVVGGGIAGLTATSYIAQKGISVSLYEKGHYFGGLVNSFKRGDFTFDGGLRSIENSGIVFPMLRELGIDIEFVKSHVSLVVGKNVLKLNGTNSLDEYKDFLIEEFPNNKIEIISIIKSIKKITGYMDILYGIDNPLFLDPIKDREYFIKVITPWIFKFLLTVNRIESLNLPVNSYLEKFTKNQALIDNISQHFFKDTPTSFALSYFSLYNDYNYPIGGTEVLPKKLEEFCILNGAELLSKRGVVEVNPEQKYIEDEYGERKYYNNLIWACDLKQLYRGINKDSIKSKSLRKRVLKRELELEQLRGAESVFTLYLTLDLPPSYFSSIATEHCFFTPIKDGLSTLNLEFDKSNKQSVKNYLREYVKYNTFEISIPCLRDSNLAPEGKSGLEISILFDYDLTKNIIEQGWKREFKEYMEDLLIEQLNTLYPKLKKSIIKRFSSTPLTVERYTSSSDGAIIGWAFTNPKMPVIHKFLQVAKSVKTPIDSVYQCGQWTYSPAGLPISILTGKLAANKILKKY; from the coding sequence ATGAATAGAGTAGATACTGTAGTTGTAGGTGGTGGTATAGCAGGTTTAACCGCTACTTCTTATATAGCACAAAAGGGAATAAGTGTTTCTCTTTATGAGAAAGGTCACTATTTTGGCGGTTTAGTGAACTCCTTTAAAAGAGGGGATTTCACCTTTGATGGAGGACTTAGGTCAATAGAGAACTCTGGAATTGTATTTCCTATGTTAAGGGAGTTAGGTATCGATATAGAGTTTGTAAAGAGCCATGTCTCCCTAGTTGTTGGTAAAAATGTTCTTAAATTAAACGGAACAAATAGTTTAGATGAGTATAAAGACTTCTTAATTGAGGAGTTCCCAAATAATAAAATAGAGATTATCTCAATTATAAAATCTATTAAAAAAATTACAGGGTATATGGATATCTTATATGGAATAGATAATCCTCTTTTTTTAGACCCTATAAAAGATAGGGAGTATTTTATTAAGGTTATTACCCCTTGGATATTTAAGTTTTTATTAACAGTTAATAGGATAGAGTCCCTTAACCTACCAGTAAATAGTTATTTAGAGAAGTTTACTAAAAACCAAGCTTTAATAGATAATATTTCCCAACATTTTTTTAAGGATACCCCCACCTCCTTTGCCCTAAGTTATTTCTCTTTATACAATGATTATAATTATCCAATAGGAGGAACAGAAGTACTTCCTAAAAAACTAGAAGAGTTCTGCATTCTTAATGGGGCTGAACTACTTAGTAAGAGGGGTGTTGTTGAGGTTAATCCTGAACAGAAGTATATCGAAGATGAGTATGGGGAGAGAAAATATTACAATAATCTTATTTGGGCCTGTGACTTAAAACAGCTCTATCGTGGGATTAATAAGGATAGTATTAAGAGTAAGAGCTTAAGGAAGAGGGTTCTAAAAAGGGAGTTAGAGTTAGAACAATTACGAGGTGCAGAGTCGGTTTTTACCCTATATCTCACCCTAGATCTTCCTCCATCCTATTTTAGTAGTATAGCAACGGAACACTGTTTTTTTACACCAATTAAAGATGGCCTATCTACTCTAAATTTAGAGTTTGATAAGAGTAATAAGCAGTCTGTTAAAAACTATCTTAGAGAGTATGTAAAGTATAATACCTTTGAAATATCAATCCCATGTTTAAGGGATAGTAATTTAGCTCCTGAGGGTAAATCAGGGTTAGAGATTAGCATCTTATTTGATTATGATTTAACAAAAAATATTATTGAACAAGGGTGGAAGAGGGAGTTTAAAGAGTATATGGAGGACCTTTTAATTGAGCAATTAAATACTCTTTATCCAAAATTAAAAAAGAGCATTATTAAGAGATTTTCTTCTACTCCCTTAACAGTTGAACGGTATACTAGTAGTAGTGATGGGGCAATAATAGGATGGGCCTTTACTAACCCTAAAATGCCTGTTATTCATAAATTCCTACAGGTTGCTAAGTCTGTAAAAACTCCTATAGACTCTGTTTATCAGTGTGGACAGTGGACATATAGTCCTGCAGGGCTACCTATATCCATTTTAACTGGGAAATTGGCGGCTAACAAAATTCTTAAGAAATATTAG
- a CDS encoding VOC family protein: MQKNIVTIGVNSLEESTKFYSEVLDFKVDHTFSPNDDMVITFLSNQTGLNIELIESKQRTDIDNSNSSITLTFQVKNIEMINQKLNDIGIPFDSIVLPNGLKFARFYDPNKLAISFVEEV, encoded by the coding sequence ATGCAAAAAAACATTGTAACTATAGGTGTTAACTCCCTAGAAGAGTCAACAAAATTTTACTCTGAAGTTTTAGATTTTAAAGTAGATCATACATTTTCTCCAAATGATGATATGGTTATAACTTTTTTATCAAACCAGACAGGATTAAACATTGAATTAATTGAGAGTAAACAGAGAACTGATATAGATAACTCTAACTCATCTATAACATTGACATTTCAAGTTAAAAATATTGAAATGATAAATCAAAAGCTGAATGATATTGGAATACCCTTTGATTCTATTGTACTACCAAATGGTCTAAAGTTTGCAAGGTTTTATGATCCTAATAAGCTTGCCATATCTTTTGTAGAGGAAGTTTAG
- a CDS encoding methyl-accepting chemotaxis protein, giving the protein MSIKSKLMLYIGGTLSVLLVFSFSILIYLSYIEIKDNLDIEMNNESTTITKQVSDLINTSAKSYLMGVGNSALVISQNFKGDNKEQLISDLVKIRFLKTGFIFITDEKGIIIGHPNKDLIGTISPMLSWLQRLKHDENEFKEYDELNRNKLVYRVYDTHLGINICVSAYTSEFINAVDLKELNKTMNNIKIGKSGYPFLIGYDGRIITHPNRELLHENGNELITKIVESKSGFILYNWRISDEKIREKYVKYKNDKNSEIIVAVTGYIDEAYRTLHNQIKLIIIIGSLVLIVVLLLITLVSSKVTTPLNKFTDKFKDISIGQGDLTQRMEVKSGDELGIMAEYFNKFLDNLQKIVNSVKNSSLKTMEIKNRILSDVDETSIALSQINSNVNRINGQTDDLFINVNSSALCVTTISKDIKELNSSINKQVKMFDLTSLDVSNMIESISNVLKITEFKQESTKKLVEKSLEGGEIINKTLIAVKEVSSKVSSIKNMAEVITNIASQTNLLSINAAIEAAHAGDSGKGFAVVANEIGKLADSSSKNSVKISSVIKDIEKSIIATDDLSHKTSDSFNLILSEINELVETLDSINKRNRELNNDGKSALSSINELNSQSHLVMNMINSIKNESDEVKSAMDKTKVVTTNLVSGVKEISISVKGITESIDGHKSTTVELEENSLLLDKQINKFKSYPMSEVSKS; this is encoded by the coding sequence TTGAGCATAAAGTCAAAGTTAATGTTATATATTGGAGGAACCCTTTCTGTTCTACTTGTCTTCTCATTTTCAATTTTAATCTACCTATCTTATATAGAAATAAAAGATAACCTTGATATAGAGATGAATAATGAATCTACTACTATTACGAAGCAGGTATCAGATTTAATAAATACTTCCGCAAAAAGTTACTTAATGGGTGTTGGTAATAGTGCACTAGTTATATCCCAAAATTTCAAAGGTGATAATAAAGAACAGTTAATTAGTGATCTAGTTAAAATACGTTTTTTAAAAACAGGGTTTATATTTATAACGGATGAAAAAGGAATAATAATTGGTCATCCTAATAAGGATTTAATTGGAACCATCTCTCCTATGCTCTCCTGGTTACAAAGGTTAAAGCATGATGAAAATGAGTTTAAAGAGTACGATGAATTGAATCGAAATAAACTTGTTTATAGGGTCTATGATACACACCTAGGGATAAATATATGTGTTTCAGCTTATACATCAGAGTTTATTAATGCTGTTGATTTAAAAGAGTTAAATAAAACTATGAATAATATAAAAATTGGTAAAAGTGGATATCCCTTTTTAATAGGGTATGATGGTAGAATTATCACCCACCCTAACAGGGAACTTTTACATGAAAACGGAAATGAACTTATAACTAAGATAGTTGAGAGTAAAAGTGGCTTTATTTTGTATAATTGGAGGATTAGTGATGAGAAAATTAGAGAGAAGTATGTTAAGTATAAAAATGATAAAAACTCAGAAATTATAGTTGCTGTTACCGGTTATATAGATGAAGCTTATAGAACACTACATAATCAGATTAAATTAATAATAATTATAGGTTCTCTAGTTTTAATAGTTGTATTACTTCTAATAACCCTTGTTTCTTCAAAAGTTACGACCCCTTTAAATAAATTCACAGACAAATTTAAGGATATATCTATAGGCCAAGGAGATTTGACCCAAAGAATGGAAGTTAAAAGCGGTGATGAACTTGGTATTATGGCAGAATATTTTAACAAGTTTTTGGACAATTTACAGAAAATAGTTAATAGTGTTAAAAACTCTTCATTAAAAACAATGGAGATTAAAAATAGAATATTGTCAGACGTTGATGAGACTTCTATAGCTTTAAGTCAGATAAATAGCAATGTTAATAGAATAAACGGCCAGACAGATGATCTATTTATCAATGTTAATAGTAGTGCCCTTTGTGTAACTACAATAAGCAAGGATATAAAAGAGCTTAATAGCTCAATAAATAAACAGGTTAAGATGTTTGATTTAACCTCACTAGATGTTTCTAATATGATTGAGTCTATTTCAAATGTACTTAAAATAACCGAATTTAAGCAAGAGTCTACAAAAAAATTAGTTGAGAAGTCCCTAGAAGGGGGTGAAATAATTAATAAAACATTAATAGCGGTAAAAGAGGTTAGTTCTAAAGTAAGTAGTATAAAAAATATGGCTGAAGTAATAACAAATATTGCTAGTCAGACCAACTTACTATCAATTAATGCTGCTATAGAAGCCGCCCATGCAGGTGATTCTGGTAAGGGTTTTGCAGTTGTTGCAAATGAAATAGGGAAACTTGCTGATTCTTCTAGTAAAAACTCAGTAAAAATATCATCTGTTATTAAGGATATTGAAAAGTCTATAATTGCCACGGATGATTTAAGCCATAAAACAAGTGATAGCTTTAATCTAATATTGTCAGAAATAAATGAATTAGTTGAAACTTTAGATAGTATAAATAAACGTAATAGAGAGTTAAATAATGATGGCAAAAGTGCTTTAAGTTCAATTAATGAGTTAAATAGTCAATCGCATCTTGTTATGAATATGATAAACTCTATAAAAAATGAATCAGATGAGGTAAAGAGTGCTATGGATAAGACAAAGGTAGTAACTACAAATTTAGTTAGCGGGGTAAAAGAGATTAGTATTAGTGTCAAGGGGATAACAGAGTCTATTGATGGGCACAAATCTACCACTGTTGAGCTTGAAGAGAATAGTCTTTTATTAGATAAACAGATTAATAAGTTTAAAAGTTACCCTATGTCCGAAGTGAGTAAGTCTTAA
- a CDS encoding nuclear transport factor 2 family protein, producing MKLNKELVLELWSKTYNTKGKPDWTHIFPYYDENIIFQDSIQRIEGKMDFIDMCNRLTKRCKELNMEIVDITQEGDIIIFDWIMTMMFKKYPSTPMYGATKLTLDSEGIIVEQRDYYDMWGISLIIFQGLVKVIESF from the coding sequence ATGAAATTAAATAAAGAGCTAGTATTAGAGCTTTGGTCTAAAACCTACAATACAAAAGGAAAGCCTGATTGGACCCATATTTTTCCTTATTATGATGAAAATATAATCTTTCAGGACTCTATTCAAAGGATAGAGGGAAAGATGGATTTTATAGATATGTGTAATCGATTAACCAAGCGCTGTAAAGAGTTAAATATGGAAATAGTAGATATAACCCAGGAGGGTGATATAATTATTTTTGATTGGATTATGACTATGATGTTTAAAAAATATCCAAGCACTCCTATGTATGGTGCAACAAAGCTCACTTTAGATAGTGAGGGTATTATAGTAGAGCAGAGGGACTATTACGACATGTGGGGGATATCTTTAATAATATTCCAAGGTTTGGTAAAAGTTATAGAAAGTTTCTAA